Part of the Cryptosporangium arvum DSM 44712 genome, CGAAAATGCGCCGTGCACTAAACAGTGATTGACGGCTTCATCGCCTAAAACCATGAAATCGCGCCATCGGCATTGATCGCCTGGAGGGCGGCATACGGCGAGCCGCTGTCGCGGCCCGCCCGCCAGTCTGCTGTAGGTCATATTGTGATGCCGGAGTAATCGGATATGACCACGACCGGACGACACGAACGGATACCTGAGCCGGATGTGACAGGCTCTAGGTAAAGAAGGCTGACCATGCGACCACCCCACCGAACGCGTCGCGTCCCCATCAGTGTTCCGTGGGTCGCCGTACTTGCGCAGGCAATCCAGCTAAGTAGCCACACGGCGGACCTGGAAGGCAGCAGAGACCAGGACCAGGTGGTAACCGCTGAGACCTAGGTCGTTCTTGCGTGCTGAGGCGGGCGTCCTCGTGCGAGGAGGCGGCTACTGCCAACAGGTGGCATAGAAGATGCCTGCCACCCCGTTGTTCAAGCTGGCGAGCATGATCAAGCCGGGCAGCCCGAGCGAACCCGTGACCACCCCGGCGAGGGCGAGACCGGATCCGCGGCGGCGTTCTCGCTCGCAGCGTCGCAGCGCGATGGCCCCTATCGCTACTGCGGCGGCCGAGCATGCCGCCAGCAGAAACGAGCCCGCAGTCGACGGTGCGGCAAGTGAGGCGTTCATCCCGTAGATCGGGAGATACGGCGCCCCACCGATGAATCCCAGAACTCCGAGCACGACCGCTACGACCGCGAGCCGATCACGTCCGGCACCCGGCGACGTCGGCATGGATGCATCTGTCATCTGGCACCCCCGCCCGACCGATCGACCCATAACCGCACGACCTGAGCCGCATCCCGTCTGCCGTCGACCCACCCCCTGGGGAGCGGGCCGGCGGCGGGGCCGCCACATGTCATCACGCCGGACGGCAGCCAAGAGACGATGGCGGTCCCGCTGTTGGTCTGCTCGGCTTGCCCTGGGTCGCCGGCAGACGGGATGCCCCATCCCCGGAGCCCGAGCGCCCCCGACGGAGTCAAAGCGTGGGGTAAACGTGGGGCCGGTAACCGTGGGGTCAACCGCAGCCAGGGGCCGTAGCCCGCTGACCTGCGGTGATGAGAAGAAAGAGTGCGCCAACAGGGACTTGAACCCCGAACCCGCTGATTAAGAGTCAGCTGCTCTGCCTATTGAGCTATTGGCGCTAGCCATCCCCGGACCGTTTGACCGCCCCGGTGACGAGAACCAACGATAGCAGCCCGCTCTCGAACGCTGAAATCGCGCCTCTAGCTGAACCGCCCCCCTAGTTCACGCGTAGGGGTTGACAACGTCATGTACAGGTGATTCACAGTGTTGTGTAGGTATACGGCAGGCGGATGAGCGGGGTGACGATGCGGGCGGTCCGCACCTCTAGGCAGCACCTGGTTGAGCGGGTCGGCGTCGCCGCGCTCGCGCTCGGGTTACTGGCGGCGTGCAGCAGCGGACAGGAAGTGGCGACCGGCAAGTTCAGTCCGGCGGCGAACGCGGTCAAGAGCCCGGCGGCGGCGCCGACGACGTTGGCGCTCTCCAAGCCGGCGAACAAGGCCACGAAGGTGCTCACCAGTTCGGTGCTCACGTTCGCCACGAACGGCACCGTCGACGCGGTGACGCTCACGGGCCCCGACGGGAAGCCGGTCGCCGGCAACGTCGCGAGCGACAAGAAGTCCTGGGTGCCGGCCCGGCAGCTCGCGTACAGCACCACGTACAAGGTCACGGCCACGGCGTCCCAGAAAGGTCAGACCGCCACCACCACCAGCACGTTCTCGACGATGGCCAAGCCGGGTTCGATCACCGGCGCGGATCTGTACGTCAACGACGGCGACACGGTGGGCATCGGCCTGCCGATCGTCGTCGAGTTCACGAACAGCATCCCGAAGGCGCAGCGTGCGGCGGTGGAACGCCGGCTCTTCGTCACCAGCACCCCGGCGGTCGAGGGCTCCTGGCACTGGTTCGGCGGCAGCGAGATCCACTACCGCCCCCGGGAGTACTGGCCCACCGGCACGAAGGTGTCGGTGCGGCTCGGGATCGGTGGCCTGCCGATGGGCAACGGCAACTACGGCAAGCGTGACCGGTTCGCCACGTTCACCGTGGGGCGCGCGATCACCAGCAAGGTCGTCAACAAAGACAAGACGATGTACGTCTACAAGGACGGCAAGCTGATCCGTAAGTTCCCGATCAGCCTCGGTAAGCGGAGCACGCCGACGTCGTCCGGCAAGATGGTCGCGATGGAGAAGGCGTACGAGAAGACGTTCGACTCCGGCACGTTCGGCCTCCCGGCGGACTCGCCCGGCGGCTACCGCCAGAAGGTGTACTACGACGTCCGGTTCACCTGGGGCGGCGAGTTCGTGCACGCCGCTCCCTGGTCGACCGGCTCGCAGGGCAACACGAATGTCTCGCATGGATGTGTCAATGCGTCGACGGCCAACGCGAGCTGGTTCTACGAGCTGACGCTCAAGGGCGACCCGATCGAGGTCGTCGGCACCGAGACCCACGTCGACAAGGGCAACGGCTGGACCGACTGGGAGATGACCTGGGAGCAGTACAAGGCCGGTAGCGCGATCAAGTAAGACCGAGAAAGGGCCGGTCCGTGAGGACCGGCCCTTTCTCGTTGGGGTGACTGATGGGATTTGAACCCACGACACCCGGGACCACAACCCGGTGCTCTGCCAACTGAGCTACAGCCACCATGCGCGCGTCGACTACCCGCGAGGCTCATTCATCATAGCGGTCCCGCGCGGACGCCCTCGACCTCGGGATCGGATGTACGTCACTTCAGGCCGGGCAGCCCCGCCGCGATCGCCCGGGCCTGCTCGACGTCCGGACCGGGCGGCGGGACGAAGATCGCCTGCCGGTAGTACTGGAGCTCCCGGATGCTCTCCTTGATGTCGGCGAGCGCCCGGTGGGCGAGCCCCTTCGCCGGCTGCCCGAAGTACACCCGCGGGTACCAGCGGCGGCACAGCTCCTTGATCGAGGAGACGTCGACCATCCGGTAGTGCAGGTAGTTGTCGAGCGTCGGCATGTCCCGGGCGAGGAAGCCCCGGTCGGTCGCGATCGAGTTCCCGCACAGCGGCGCCGACTTCGGGTCGGGCACGTGCTCCTTGATGTAGTTCAGCACCAGGGTCTCGGCCTCGGCCATGGTCACGGTCGACTCACGCACCTCGGTGGTCAGCCCCGATTTCGCGTGCATCTCGCGGACGACGTCGAGCATCCCGTCCAGCGTCGCGTCGGGCGCGTTGATCACCACGTCGACGCCGTCACCCAGGATGTT contains:
- a CDS encoding DUF4190 domain-containing protein — translated: MPTSPGAGRDRLAVVAVVLGVLGFIGGAPYLPIYGMNASLAAPSTAGSFLLAACSAAAVAIGAIALRRCERERRRGSGLALAGVVTGSLGLPGLIMLASLNNGVAGIFYATCWQ
- a CDS encoding L,D-transpeptidase, yielding MSGVTMRAVRTSRQHLVERVGVAALALGLLAACSSGQEVATGKFSPAANAVKSPAAAPTTLALSKPANKATKVLTSSVLTFATNGTVDAVTLTGPDGKPVAGNVASDKKSWVPARQLAYSTTYKVTATASQKGQTATTTSTFSTMAKPGSITGADLYVNDGDTVGIGLPIVVEFTNSIPKAQRAAVERRLFVTSTPAVEGSWHWFGGSEIHYRPREYWPTGTKVSVRLGIGGLPMGNGNYGKRDRFATFTVGRAITSKVVNKDKTMYVYKDGKLIRKFPISLGKRSTPTSSGKMVAMEKAYEKTFDSGTFGLPADSPGGYRQKVYYDVRFTWGGEFVHAAPWSTGSQGNTNVSHGCVNASTANASWFYELTLKGDPIEVVGTETHVDKGNGWTDWEMTWEQYKAGSAIK
- the orn gene encoding oligoribonuclease, with protein sequence MTERLVWVDCEMTGLELGHDALIEVAALVTDSDLNILGDGVDVVINAPDATLDGMLDVVREMHAKSGLTTEVRESTVTMAEAETLVLNYIKEHVPDPKSAPLCGNSIATDRGFLARDMPTLDNYLHYRMVDVSSIKELCRRWYPRVYFGQPAKGLAHRALADIKESIRELQYYRQAIFVPPPGPDVEQARAIAAGLPGLK